From the Sporichthyaceae bacterium genome, one window contains:
- a CDS encoding ATP-dependent Clp protease proteolytic subunit has product RWFTAEEAKEYGFVDHVVTNARQVQGSGGTA; this is encoded by the coding sequence CGTTGGTTCACCGCCGAGGAGGCCAAGGAATACGGCTTCGTCGACCACGTCGTCACAAATGCCCGCCAGGTCCAGGGTTCCGGAGGGACCGCATGA
- a CDS encoding ATP-dependent Clp protease proteolytic subunit, protein MNDRCDHEPAMSAAQAPYLPQSRYVLPRFVERTSQGYREYDPYAKLFEERIIFLGVQVDDASANDVMAQLLTLESMDPDRDIQIYINSPGGSFTALTAIYDTIQFVKPDVQTICMGQAASAAAVLLAAGTPGKRLALPNARILIHQPAIEGSGGQASDVEIIANEVLRMRAKLEEMLAKHTNQDIEIIRRDIERDKILTAEQAKAYGIVDDVISSRKSSLLSLQA, encoded by the coding sequence ATGAACGATCGGTGCGATCACGAGCCGGCGATGAGCGCCGCGCAGGCGCCCTACCTGCCGCAGTCCCGGTACGTCCTGCCGCGCTTCGTCGAACGCACCAGTCAGGGCTATCGCGAGTACGACCCGTACGCGAAGTTGTTCGAGGAGCGGATCATCTTCCTCGGCGTGCAGGTCGACGACGCCTCGGCCAACGACGTCATGGCGCAGTTGCTGACTCTGGAGTCGATGGACCCGGACCGCGACATCCAGATCTACATCAACTCCCCGGGCGGCTCGTTCACCGCGCTGACAGCGATCTACGACACCATCCAGTTCGTCAAGCCGGACGTGCAGACGATCTGCATGGGGCAGGCGGCCTCGGCGGCGGCGGTGCTGCTGGCCGCCGGCACACCGGGCAAGCGCCTGGCGCTGCCGAACGCCCGGATCCTGATCCACCAGCCCGCGATCGAGGGCAGCGGCGGTCAGGCCTCCGACGTCGAGATCATCGCCAACGAGGTGCTGCGAATGCGCGCCAAGTTGGAGGAGATGCTGGCCAAGCACACCAACCAGGACATCGAGATCATCCGCCGCGACATCGAGCGCGACAAGATCCTCACCGCCGAACAGGCAAAGGCGTACGGGATCGTCGACGACGTGATCTCGTCCCGCAAGTCCTCGCTGCTGTCGCTGCAGGCCTGA